One Oenanthe melanoleuca isolate GR-GAL-2019-014 chromosome 3, OMel1.0, whole genome shotgun sequence DNA segment encodes these proteins:
- the RD3 gene encoding protein RD3 isoform X2 yields the protein MSLASWFRWNEPPNRISQRNPSEMVVETLMMELSWQMKQAEKQQRERENQYRKMKTGVDYGWLVSYPKHSYDISPGERLQLEDMCTKIHPSYCGPVILRFRQVIAEYEPEVQEVSRLFRSVLQEAAEKIKEEEEAKKLARQWNTKNRTSLSLTTFKSRSRISPFISDIKTISEDVERGTQPNRRVWSMPEFRNTKDF from the exons ATGTCATTGGCATCGTGGTTCAGGTGGAACGAGCCCCCGAACCGCATTTCCCAGAGGAACCCCTCCGAGATGGTGGTGGAAACGCTGATgatggagctgagctggcagatgaAGCAGGCGGAGAAGCAGCAGCGGGAGCGGGAGAACCAATACCGCAAGATGAAGACGGGGGTGGATTACGGCTGGCTGGTCAGCTACCCAAAGCACAGCTACGACATCAGCCCCGGGgaaaggctgcagctggaggacaTGTGCACCAAAATACACCCCTCCTACTGCGGGCCTGTCATACTCAG GTTCAGGCAAGTCATTGCGGAGTACGAGCCAGAAGTGCAGGAAGTGTCCCGGCTCTTCCGCTCCGtcctgcaggaagctgctgagAAGAtcaaagaggaggaagaggccAAGAAGCTTGCAAGGCAATGGAACACAAAGAACAGAACCAGCCTCTCCTTAACAACATTTAAATCTCGCTCCAGGATTTCCCCATTCATCAGTGACATCAAGACCATCTCTGAGGATGTGGAACGGGGCACCCAGCCCAACAGGAGGGTTTGGAGCATGCCAGAATTTCGGAACACCAAGGATTTCTGA
- the TRAF5 gene encoding TNF receptor-associated factor 5, which produces MACEEPAALSGTFSRQNSSSTGSLDFEPDAHYKFVERLEERYKCAHCHLVLHNPHQTGCGHRFCQHCILALRELNAVPTCPVDKETIKMHEVFKDNCCKREVLNLHVFCKNFPDCNSKVILGRYQEHLQQCLFESMQCTNDGCRDQVLRKDLKEHLSHHCKFREERCQYCNTYVVLINIKNHEKNDCPDFPVPCLQNCSQIILKKEIEKHHAVCPEAEVDCPYKQYGCHVKVKRGKLAEHENSALREHMLQILDKNSRLEEQISDLYKSLECKEIKIQQLADAIKKCEKEFRQYTQLFGNNSSLMVSTQALASHLDKSARLESQVKQLIQMANQQQSKLDLRPLFDTIENVKQKIALMETYDQRLVVLEDQSSKHDLQINIHKAQLNKNEERFKLLEGTCYNGKLIWKITDYKLKKKEAVEGRVLSIASQPFYTSRCGYRLCARAYLNGDGSGKGTHISLYFVVMRGEFDSLLLWPFKQKVTLMLLDQSGKKNHIVEVFRADPNSSSFKRPDGEMNIASGCPRFVPHAVLENTKNTYIRDDTLFLKVVVDLTDLEEL; this is translated from the exons ATGGCCTGTGAGGAGCCCGCTGCTCTCTCGGGCACCTTCTCGCGCCAGAATTCCTCCAGCACCGGCTCTCTGGACTTCGAGCCCGACGCCCACTACAAGTTTGTGGAAAGGCTGGAGGAGCGCTACAAGTGCGCCCACTGCCACCTGGTCCTGCACAACCCGCACCAGACGGGCTGCGGGCACCgcttctgccagcactgcaTCCTTGCTCTGAG AGAGTTAAATGCAGTACCCACCTGTCCTGTCGacaaagaaacaataaaaatgcatgAG GTATTCAAAGACAATTGCTGTAAAAGAGAAGTTCTCAACTTGCATGTATTCTGCAAAAACTTTCCTGATTGCAATTCAAAAGTAATTCTGGGGCGATATCAG GAGCATCTGCAGCAGTGTTTGTTTGAAAGCATGCAGTGCACTAATGATGGATGTCGGGATCAAGTTCTTCGCAAAGACTTGAAAGAGCACTTGAGCCACCACTGTAAATTCCGAGAAGAGAGGTGCCAGTACTGTAATACATACGTGGTGTTAATTAACATAAAG aatcATGAGAAAAATGACTGTCCTGATTTTCCTGTGCCTTGTCTCCAAAACTGTTcacaaataattctgaaaaaagag ATTGAAAAGCACCACGCTGTGTGTCCTGAGGCAGAAGTGGACTGTCCCTATAAGCAGTATGGCTGTCATGTAAAG GTTAAAAGAGGGAAACTTGCTGAACATGAAAACAGTGCCCTGAGGGAACACATGTTGCAGATTTTAGACAAGAACTCCCGGCTGGAAGAACAG ATATCTGACCTTTATAAGAGCCTGGAATGTAAAGAGATTAAAATCCAGCAGCTAGCAGATGCCATTAAGAAGTGTGAGAAAGAATTCAGACAGTACACACAACTGTTTGGTAACAATAGCAGCTTGATGGTAAGCACTCAG GCTCTGGCCAGTCACCTGGATAAGTCTGCACGCCTGGAATCACAAGTGAAACAGTTAATACAGATGGCaaaccagcagcaaagcaaattGGACCTGCGGCCCCTGTTTGACACAATTGAAAACGTGAAGCAGAAGATTGCCCTGATGGAGACGTACGACCAGCGCTTGG TTGTTTTGGAAGATCAGTCCAGCAAACATGATCTCCAGATCAATATTCACAAAGCACAGCTCAATAAAAACGAAGAACGATTTAAGCTTTTGGAAGGCACGTGCTACAATGGGAAGTTAATCTGGAAAATCACGGACTACAAGCTGAAGAAGAAAGAGGCAGTGGAAGGCCGTGTGCTGTCCATAGCCAGCCAGCCCTTCTACACCAGCCGCTGTGGGTACAGGCTGTGTGCCAGAGCCTACCTGAACGGGGACGGCTCGGGAAAGGGAACGCACATCTCCCTCTACTTCGTGGTCATGAGGGGCGAGTTTGACTCGTTGCTGCTGTGGCCTTTCAAGCAGAAGGTTACACTTATGCTTTTGGACCAGAGTGGGAAAAAGAATCACATCGTGGAAGTCTTTAGGGCTGACCCCAACAGCAGCAGTTTCAAAAGGCCAGATGGAGAAATGAACATCGCCTCCGGCTGTCCGCGCTTCGTGCCGCACGCTGTcctggaaaacacaaagaacACCTACATCAGAGATGACACTCTCTTTTTGAAAGTGGTCGTGGATCTAACTGATCTGGAGGAATTGTGA
- the RD3 gene encoding protein RD3 isoform X1, producing MKHLHGIFLHLRTGHFNCSKDTGSTMSLASWFRWNEPPNRISQRNPSEMVVETLMMELSWQMKQAEKQQRERENQYRKMKTGVDYGWLVSYPKHSYDISPGERLQLEDMCTKIHPSYCGPVILRFRQVIAEYEPEVQEVSRLFRSVLQEAAEKIKEEEEAKKLARQWNTKNRTSLSLTTFKSRSRISPFISDIKTISEDVERGTQPNRRVWSMPEFRNTKDF from the exons CAAAGACACAGGGAGCACGATGTCATTGGCATCGTGGTTCAGGTGGAACGAGCCCCCGAACCGCATTTCCCAGAGGAACCCCTCCGAGATGGTGGTGGAAACGCTGATgatggagctgagctggcagatgaAGCAGGCGGAGAAGCAGCAGCGGGAGCGGGAGAACCAATACCGCAAGATGAAGACGGGGGTGGATTACGGCTGGCTGGTCAGCTACCCAAAGCACAGCTACGACATCAGCCCCGGGgaaaggctgcagctggaggacaTGTGCACCAAAATACACCCCTCCTACTGCGGGCCTGTCATACTCAG GTTCAGGCAAGTCATTGCGGAGTACGAGCCAGAAGTGCAGGAAGTGTCCCGGCTCTTCCGCTCCGtcctgcaggaagctgctgagAAGAtcaaagaggaggaagaggccAAGAAGCTTGCAAGGCAATGGAACACAAAGAACAGAACCAGCCTCTCCTTAACAACATTTAAATCTCGCTCCAGGATTTCCCCATTCATCAGTGACATCAAGACCATCTCTGAGGATGTGGAACGGGGCACCCAGCCCAACAGGAGGGTTTGGAGCATGCCAGAATTTCGGAACACCAAGGATTTCTGA
- the LOC130251005 gene encoding ADP-ribosylation factor-like protein 6-interacting protein 4, whose amino-acid sequence MDNKKDEKSRTRCASSEEGLKARGKEKRKRKRSRSRSSSVSSSSSSGSTSMSSSSSRSSSRSSSSSSSRDSPKSKSKKKKKEKHNKKKRKKEKKKKEKKKRKEKTGPVQLSKFFKNKKNENYSMITGKKIKMKIKKTKEDIERDRNRAQLLEFLNSAL is encoded by the exons ATGGATAACAAGAAGGATGAAAAAAGTCGGACGCGGTGTGCAAGCTCAGAAGAAGGGCTGAAGGCCCGAG gaaaagaaaaaaggaaacgGAAGCGCAGCAGAAGCAGATCTTCATCTGTTTCATCCTCATCGTCTTCTGGCAGTACATCCATGTCTTCCTCCTCATCACGCTCATCCTCAAGGTCATCTTCTTCCAGCAGTAGTAGAG ATTCTCCTAAGTCTAAgtcaaagaagaagaaaaaagaaaagcacaacaAAAAG aaaaggaaaaaggagaagaaaaagaaggaaaagaagaaaaggaaagagaaaacaggacCTGTCCAGCTTTCCAAG TTCTTCAAAAACAAGAAGAATGAAAACTACAGCATGAtaactggaaagaaaattaagatgaaaataaagaagactAAGGAAGATATAGAG agagaccgGAACCGTGCACAGCTCCTGGAATTTCTGAACTCTGCCTTGTAA